A DNA window from Terriglobia bacterium contains the following coding sequences:
- a CDS encoding glutamine--tRNA ligase/YqeY domain fusion protein: MSPSGPEAEAAAVTAPAAAPSNFIRDIIIEDLKTKKYGDAVVQTRFPPEPNGYLHIGHAKAICLDFGLADEFGGRTNLRFDDTNPEKEEQEYVDSIMADVRWLGFEWDGLYYASDYFDQLYEWAIKLIKDGKAYVDDLTADETREYRGTLTESGRESPYRNRPVEENLDLFTRMEKGEFPDGSRVLRAKIDMTSPNMNMRDPVMYRILHASHHRTGDKWCIYPMYDYAHGQSDSLEKVTHSMCTLEFADHQPLYRWYIEQLGIFPSQQIEFDRLNLTYTLLSKRKLLQLVNEGHVRGWDDPRMPTICGIRRRGYTPEAIRNFVTAVGVSRTNGIVDLAMLEHFVREDLNKRAPRVMAVLRPLKVVIDNYPEGQTEELEAINNPEDPSAGKRKVPFSRELYIEQDDFREVPPPKYFRLSPGREVRLRYAYIVKCTNVVKDEKTGEVVEVHVTYDPETRSGSASANRKVKSTIHWVSADHAVDAEVRLYDTLFSKEDPSQVEAGKDFTSNLNPKSLEIVSHAKLEPSLADAVPGSRCQFERLGYFCVDPDSVSGKPVFNRTVALKNTWAKIERQAAL; this comes from the coding sequence ATGAGCCCGTCAGGACCGGAGGCCGAGGCTGCTGCCGTGACCGCGCCCGCCGCTGCGCCCTCCAATTTCATCCGCGACATCATCATCGAGGACCTCAAGACGAAGAAGTACGGCGACGCGGTCGTCCAGACGCGCTTTCCTCCCGAGCCCAACGGCTACCTGCACATCGGGCACGCCAAGGCCATCTGCCTCGACTTCGGCCTGGCGGACGAGTTCGGAGGCCGCACCAACCTGCGCTTCGACGACACCAATCCGGAAAAAGAAGAGCAGGAGTACGTGGACTCGATCATGGCGGACGTCCGCTGGCTGGGCTTCGAGTGGGACGGCCTCTACTACGCCTCCGATTATTTCGACCAGCTCTACGAGTGGGCGATCAAGCTGATCAAGGACGGCAAGGCGTACGTTGACGACCTGACGGCGGACGAAACCCGCGAATACCGCGGCACCCTCACCGAGTCCGGCCGCGAGAGCCCGTATCGCAATCGCCCGGTGGAAGAAAATCTCGACCTGTTCACGCGCATGGAGAAAGGCGAGTTTCCCGACGGCTCGCGCGTGCTGCGCGCCAAGATCGACATGACCTCGCCCAACATGAACATGCGCGATCCGGTCATGTACCGCATCCTGCACGCCTCGCATCACCGGACGGGCGACAAGTGGTGTATCTACCCGATGTACGACTACGCCCACGGCCAGTCCGATTCCCTGGAAAAAGTCACGCACTCCATGTGCACGCTGGAGTTTGCCGACCACCAGCCGCTCTATCGCTGGTACATCGAACAGCTCGGCATCTTTCCCTCGCAGCAGATCGAGTTCGACCGCCTCAACCTGACCTACACCTTGCTCAGCAAGCGCAAGCTACTGCAGTTGGTCAACGAAGGCCACGTGCGCGGCTGGGACGATCCCCGCATGCCCACCATCTGTGGCATCCGTCGCCGCGGCTACACCCCGGAGGCGATCCGCAATTTTGTTACGGCAGTAGGCGTGTCGCGCACCAACGGCATTGTTGACCTGGCCATGCTGGAGCACTTCGTCCGCGAAGACCTGAACAAGCGCGCGCCGCGGGTTATGGCCGTGCTGCGTCCGCTCAAGGTGGTAATTGACAATTACCCCGAAGGTCAGACCGAAGAACTGGAAGCCATCAACAATCCCGAGGATCCCAGCGCGGGCAAGCGCAAGGTACCGTTCTCGCGCGAGCTGTACATTGAGCAGGACGACTTCCGCGAGGTGCCGCCGCCCAAGTATTTCCGCTTGTCGCCGGGACGCGAAGTCCGCCTGCGCTATGCCTACATCGTCAAGTGCACCAATGTTGTGAAGGACGAGAAAACCGGCGAGGTGGTGGAAGTGCACGTTACCTACGATCCGGAAACGCGCAGCGGCAGCGCCTCGGCCAATCGCAAAGTGAAGTCCACCATTCACTGGGTTTCGGCGGATCATGCAGTGGACGCCGAAGTGCGGCTTTACGACACGCTGTTTAGCAAAGAGGATCCCAGCCAGGTCGAAGCGGGCAAGGATTTCACCTCCAACCTGAATCCCAAGTCGCTGGAGATCGTGAGCCACGCGAAACTGGAGCCGTCGCTGGCCGATGCCGTTCCCGGCAGCCGCTGCCAGTTCGAGCGCCTGGGATATTTTTGCGTTGATCCCGATTCGGTTTCGGGAAAACCGGTCTTCAACCGCACCGTCGCCCTGAAGAACACCTGGGCTAAGATCGAGCGCCAAGCCGCTTTGTAG
- the ispF gene encoding 2-C-methyl-D-erythritol 2,4-cyclodiphosphate synthase: protein MRIGYGWDSHEFKSGIPLKIGGVTIAHPQGLTGHSDGDVLLHALTDALLGAIAAGDIGTYFPPSDARWQGADSAVFVQTAMEHVRRAGYAVANVDSTLVLQEPKIGPHAALIQRRVAELLGIEAGSVGVKAKTPEGMGTDNAAIAHVIVLLTKEAGKRRRTARAMEEVPQPVVDAVAESLLESLEPQKRGKE from the coding sequence ATGAGAATTGGATACGGGTGGGATTCGCACGAGTTCAAGAGCGGCATACCGCTGAAAATCGGCGGCGTGACGATCGCGCATCCGCAGGGGCTCACCGGTCATTCCGACGGCGACGTCCTGCTGCACGCGTTGACCGACGCGTTGCTGGGGGCGATTGCTGCCGGTGATATCGGCACCTACTTCCCACCGTCGGACGCGCGCTGGCAGGGTGCGGACTCCGCCGTCTTCGTGCAGACGGCGATGGAACACGTGAGGCGCGCCGGGTACGCGGTAGCGAACGTGGATTCCACGCTGGTCCTGCAGGAGCCGAAGATCGGACCGCACGCGGCGCTGATCCAGCGGCGAGTGGCGGAGTTGTTGGGCATTGAGGCGGGCTCGGTCGGGGTGAAGGCCAAGACGCCGGAAGGCATGGGAACCGATAACGCGGCCATTGCCCACGTGATCGTGTTGTTGACCAAGGAAGCGGGGAAACGCCGGCGAACAGCCAGGGCGATGGAAGAGGTGCCGCAGCCGGTAGTGGATGCGGTGGCGGAGAGTTTGCTGGAGAGTTTGGAGCCGCAGAAGCGGGGGAAGGAGTAG
- a CDS encoding site-specific DNA-methyltransferase has protein sequence MCMTSPPYWGQRQYAVEGIGLEATYSEYVCKLLAVFSEVRRVLKPTGSLWLNIGDAYQEKRLLGLPWRVAFTMTEQQGWLLRNEVIWNKVKGGPDNSKDKLRNVHEHVFHFVKNAYGYFYDVDAIRKVPGTAKVVNGAVISATGVSGVRYRRQIELSTVLTEAERRAAYAALEDILNEVREGKLSDFRMIIRGQQRATHSDSDTVSGRARELQQRGYYFLRYDPNGAKPSDVWDILPEDTQKRGIHFAPYPQDLCRIPIAATCPEGGVVLDPFCGTGTTMVVAQQLNRKSVGIEISDEYIRTATERCAPLL, from the coding sequence ATGTGCATGACCTCCCCCCCCTATTGGGGGCAGAGGCAGTATGCAGTGGAGGGCATTGGCCTCGAGGCGACTTATAGTGAATATGTTTGCAAGCTACTGGCAGTTTTCTCGGAAGTTCGCCGAGTATTAAAACCGACTGGTTCTTTATGGCTGAATATTGGGGACGCTTACCAAGAAAAAAGGTTATTGGGACTCCCCTGGCGGGTTGCGTTCACGATGACGGAACAGCAGGGATGGCTTCTTCGTAACGAAGTAATCTGGAACAAGGTGAAAGGCGGCCCCGATAATAGCAAAGACAAACTACGCAATGTACATGAGCATGTTTTCCATTTTGTGAAGAATGCCTATGGCTATTTCTATGACGTCGATGCTATTCGGAAAGTGCCGGGGACAGCCAAAGTGGTGAACGGTGCAGTGATTTCTGCTACTGGAGTGAGCGGCGTGCGCTACAGACGACAGATCGAGCTTTCGACTGTATTGACTGAGGCGGAGCGAAGAGCCGCATATGCCGCGCTGGAGGACATCCTGAATGAGGTAAGGGAAGGGAAACTTTCGGACTTCAGAATGATCATTCGGGGACAACAGCGCGCCACACACTCGGATTCTGACACTGTTTCAGGACGAGCTCGCGAACTCCAACAACGCGGGTACTATTTCCTTAGGTACGACCCAAATGGAGCTAAACCTAGCGACGTTTGGGACATCCTCCCAGAGGATACGCAAAAGCGGGGTATACATTTCGCGCCTTATCCGCAAGATTTGTGCAGGATCCCAATTGCAGCCACGTGTCCTGAAGGAGGTGTTGTTTTAGACCCATTTTGTGGGACGGGGACAACCATGGTGGTCGCACAGCAGCTCAACAGGAAGTCTGTCGGCATCGAGATCTCGGATGAGTACATCAGGACGGCCACAGAAAGGTGTGCCCCCTTGCTATGA
- a CDS encoding diguanylate cyclase, with the protein MENVFIGIVIIPGIFALLFFLVFSYLYRQVQEPYFRAWQIAWGAYCLQYAFLAWTFFGAETQVAYFASKLLFCVVAAAIFVSTRLVRENYRPHWSDAALALGAVALTIYNFLAHINGGRFTARARPHLELEVAIAIVLLISAARFYRIGRQRDSVGFRLVAAALVVWTPLLLARQFHTFFDMAFGRVGHFVETMPQMLVGVAMILVLFEHERRQVQENSLVFSTLDVDVSSLLSPAEAAPALVKLLDRLTRLCRAERAAIYIAERWRVVLPSVSRGFEPEFVQELEREGSGEYLSDIAFRRGGLATFHNVAQMSEPLPAGAPRRFERCKALLERYRVDSVTSVSLQTRDHNFGVVILPHHERKVPGTSQVRMLLGVAMQIGMTLENYVVMHEAKRRTREYELLTEMGKVISSRLDPDEVLRSIRKELGLLFDTETFYVAFLEDDELSFEFECVRGEIRPKRRRKTANALTEYVIRSGQPLLVRSDMENVRARLGLTFVPEVPAKSYCAVPIHINNRAVGVLAAMNFDRELVYESRDLELLQTAAGQVAVAIENARLFKEQQRRSRYLAFLNNVSKMAISSQDAAQMLAEIVAEIQQNFDFDHIGIGMLDYVTKEIEIKAEAGATVSGVGKRVPLGSGLLARCARSNEMVLVQDGDSKLASILPDARSVLCLPLTYGESLLGVLNVESRREKAFAGQEVLILRTLADLLATALHNAFVFQKLQQQSITDGLTGIKTRRFFLENLQTEWKRASRSGRSFSVVLIDLDKFKAVNDTNGHLEGDLVLARVGRLLEQKCRQSNVVARYGGDEFVILMPETGVEQAQILSERLRLWLVTDPMLNERQITGSFGVGTFPAHGATAEEVLRIADAGMYVSKRAGGNCVSIAEEFINAGGAVAQRQLLTAYIEGFLQREHTGPESVQELTATLKNMCAASNSRESLMEALYALSRASEGREVHASGLGEAVAREVEVLGRELGMNESELQDVVYAARVHDLGKLILPEKILCKSAPLTEDEFYLVKMHPLVGAEIVSCIPDSERLQDIIKHHHERFDGAGYPDGLRGEQIPLGSRMLFVVDGYLTMMSDRPFAHRMSQSEAIAELERCSGTQFDGMLVRLFLEQVRGKKKPIPSSQ; encoded by the coding sequence ATGGAGAATGTCTTTATCGGGATCGTCATCATCCCCGGCATCTTCGCCCTGCTGTTTTTCCTGGTTTTCAGCTATCTCTACCGGCAGGTGCAGGAACCCTACTTCCGCGCCTGGCAGATCGCCTGGGGCGCCTACTGCCTGCAGTACGCCTTCCTGGCCTGGACCTTCTTCGGGGCGGAAACCCAGGTCGCCTATTTCGCCTCCAAGCTGTTGTTCTGCGTGGTGGCGGCGGCGATCTTCGTGTCCACGCGGCTGGTGCGGGAAAACTACCGGCCGCACTGGTCCGATGCGGCGCTGGCCTTGGGTGCGGTGGCGCTTACGATCTACAACTTCCTGGCTCATATCAATGGCGGTCGGTTTACCGCCAGGGCGCGGCCGCACCTGGAATTGGAAGTCGCCATCGCTATCGTGCTGCTGATTTCGGCCGCGCGTTTCTATCGCATCGGCCGGCAGCGCGATTCGGTGGGCTTCCGCCTGGTGGCGGCTGCGCTGGTGGTGTGGACGCCGCTGCTGCTGGCACGCCAGTTCCACACGTTTTTCGACATGGCCTTCGGGCGCGTCGGACACTTCGTCGAAACCATGCCGCAGATGCTGGTGGGCGTGGCCATGATCCTCGTGCTGTTCGAGCACGAGCGCCGGCAGGTGCAGGAAAACTCGCTGGTTTTCTCCACCCTGGATGTGGATGTCAGCAGCCTGCTCAGCCCCGCCGAAGCCGCCCCCGCGCTGGTCAAGTTGCTGGACCGGCTGACGCGCCTGTGCCGGGCGGAGCGCGCCGCCATCTACATCGCCGAGCGCTGGCGCGTTGTGCTGCCGTCGGTGTCGCGCGGTTTCGAGCCGGAGTTCGTTCAGGAACTGGAGCGTGAGGGCAGCGGCGAGTACCTGAGCGACATTGCCTTCCGCCGTGGCGGGCTGGCTACTTTCCACAACGTGGCGCAGATGAGCGAACCGCTGCCGGCAGGGGCGCCGCGGCGTTTCGAGCGCTGTAAGGCCCTGCTGGAGCGCTACCGCGTGGACAGCGTCACCTCGGTCAGCCTGCAGACCCGCGACCACAACTTCGGCGTTGTCATTCTGCCGCATCATGAGCGCAAGGTGCCAGGCACATCGCAGGTGCGGATGCTGCTCGGGGTGGCCATGCAGATCGGCATGACGCTGGAGAACTATGTCGTCATGCACGAAGCCAAGCGGCGCACCCGGGAATACGAACTGCTGACCGAGATGGGCAAGGTGATCAGCTCCCGCCTCGATCCCGATGAAGTGCTGCGCTCCATTCGCAAGGAGCTGGGGCTGCTGTTCGATACCGAGACCTTTTACGTCGCGTTCCTGGAAGATGACGAACTGAGTTTCGAGTTCGAATGTGTGCGCGGGGAGATCCGGCCGAAGCGCCGGCGCAAGACCGCCAACGCGCTGACCGAATACGTGATCCGCAGCGGCCAGCCGCTGCTGGTCCGCTCCGACATGGAGAATGTGCGGGCGCGCCTAGGGCTGACTTTCGTGCCCGAAGTCCCGGCCAAAAGCTACTGCGCCGTGCCCATCCACATCAACAACCGCGCCGTGGGCGTGCTGGCGGCGATGAACTTCGACCGCGAGCTCGTGTACGAGTCGCGCGACCTGGAGCTGCTGCAAACCGCCGCTGGGCAGGTCGCGGTGGCCATCGAAAATGCGCGTCTGTTCAAGGAACAGCAGCGCCGCTCGCGCTATCTTGCCTTCCTCAATAACGTCTCCAAGATGGCCATTTCCAGCCAGGACGCAGCGCAGATGCTGGCCGAGATCGTCGCTGAAATTCAGCAAAACTTCGATTTCGATCACATCGGCATCGGCATGCTCGATTATGTGACCAAGGAGATTGAAATCAAGGCCGAGGCTGGCGCCACCGTTTCCGGCGTCGGCAAGCGCGTCCCGTTAGGTTCCGGCCTGTTGGCCCGCTGCGCCCGCAGCAACGAGATGGTGCTGGTGCAGGACGGCGATTCCAAGCTGGCCTCCATCCTGCCCGATGCGCGCTCCGTGCTCTGCCTGCCGCTGACCTATGGCGAGAGCCTGCTGGGCGTGCTCAACGTGGAGAGCCGCCGCGAAAAGGCCTTCGCCGGGCAGGAAGTCCTCATCCTGCGCACCCTGGCCGACCTGCTGGCCACCGCGCTGCACAACGCGTTTGTCTTTCAGAAGCTGCAGCAGCAGTCGATCACCGATGGCCTGACCGGAATCAAGACTCGCCGCTTCTTTCTGGAGAACCTGCAGACAGAATGGAAGCGCGCGTCGCGGTCCGGACGCTCCTTCTCCGTCGTGCTCATCGACCTCGACAAGTTCAAGGCGGTCAACGACACCAACGGCCACCTGGAAGGCGATTTGGTGCTGGCGCGGGTCGGGCGGCTGCTGGAGCAAAAATGCCGTCAATCGAACGTGGTGGCGCGCTACGGCGGAGACGAGTTTGTCATCCTCATGCCGGAAACCGGCGTCGAGCAGGCGCAGATTCTGTCGGAACGTCTACGGCTCTGGCTGGTCACCGATCCCATGCTCAACGAGCGCCAGATCACCGGCAGCTTCGGCGTGGGAACCTTTCCCGCGCACGGCGCGACCGCCGAAGAAGTGCTGCGCATCGCCGACGCGGGCATGTACGTTTCCAAACGCGCGGGCGGGAATTGCGTCTCAATTGCCGAGGAATTCATCAACGCGGGCGGCGCGGTGGCGCAGCGGCAACTGCTCACCGCCTACATCGAGGGCTTCCTCCAGCGCGAGCACACCGGTCCTGAATCGGTCCAGGAACTGACGGCCACGCTCAAGAACATGTGCGCCGCCTCCAACAGCCGCGAGTCCCTGATGGAGGCGCTGTACGCCCTCAGCCGCGCCTCCGAAGGGCGCGAGGTGCACGCCAGCGGGCTGGGGGAAGCGGTGGCGCGCGAGGTCGAGGTATTGGGGCGCGAGCTCGGCATGAACGAGAGTGAACTGCAGGATGTGGTCTACGCCGCCCGCGTTCACGATCTCGGCAAGCTCATTCTGCCGGAAAAAATTCTCTGCAAGTCCGCCCCGCTCACCGAAGACGAGTTTTACCTGGTGAAAATGCACCCGCTGGTCGGGGCGGAGATCGTGTCCTGCATCCCGGACAGCGAGCGCCTGCAGGACATCATCAAGCACCATCACGAGCGCTTCGACGGCGCCGGCTATCCCGACGGATTGCGCGGCGAGCAAATTCCGCTCGGCTCGCGCATGTTGTTTGTCGTGGATGGCTACCTCACCATGATGAGCGATCGCCCGTTCGCACACCGCATGTCGCAGAGCGAAGCCATCGCGGAGCTGGAACGCTGCAGCGGCACGCAGTTCGACGGCATGCTGGTGCGGCTGTTTCTGGAGCAGGTCAGGGGCAAGAAAAAGCCCATCCCCAGCAGCCAGTAG